A genomic region of Mus musculus strain C57BL/6J chromosome 7, GRCm38.p6 C57BL/6J contains the following coding sequences:
- the Vmn2r39 gene encoding vomeronasal receptor Vmn2r39 isoform X1 — MLTLMGVFFFLNIPLFMANFIDPRCFWRINLNEIQDEYLGLTCAFILAAVQKPIEKDYFNKTLNFLKTTKNHKYALALVFSMDEINRNPDLLPNMSLIIRYTLGRCDGKTGIPTPYLLHKKKQSPIPNYFCNEESMCSFLLTGPNWEILQLTYGPFHSTFSDDEQYPYLYQMAPKDTSLALAMVSFIHYFNWNWIGLLIPDDDQGNQFLLELKKQSGNKEICFAFVKMISVDDILLEQKTEMYYQQIVMSSSNVIIIYEETINFIDLIFRMWEPPVLRRIWITTKQWNFPTSKRDITHGTFYGSLTFLPHHGGISGFKNFVQTWFHLRSKDLYLVMPEWKYFKYESLASNCKMLKSNSSNASFDWLMEQKFDMAFSESSHNIYNAVYAIAHALHEMNLQQVDNQAVDNGKGASSHCLKVNSFLRKIHFTNPVGDKLIMKERVIIQEDYDIFHFENLSQHLGIKVKLGKFSPYFSHGRNFHLYVDMLEVATGSRKMPSSVCSAECSPGFRRLWKEGMAACCFVCRPCPENEISNETNMDQCVNCPEYQYANTEQNKCIKKGVTFLSYEDPLGMVLALMAFCFSAFTAVVLCVFVKHHDTPIVKANNRILSYILLLSLMSCFLCSFFFIGHPNRATCVLQQITFGIVFTVAVSTVLAKTVTVVLAFKVTDPGRRLRHFLVSGTPNYIIPICSLFQCVLCAIWLAVSPPFVDIDEHSQHGHIIIVCNKGSVTAFYCVLGYLACLALGSFIVAFLAKNLPDTFNEAKFLTFSMLVFFSVCVTFLPVYHSTKGKVMVAVEIFSILASSAGMLGCIFAPKIYIILMRPERNSTQNIKESNSTQKIKEKSNS, encoded by the exons ATGTTAACTTTGATGGGAGTCTTCTTCTTCCTTAACATTCCACTTTTCATGGCCAACTTTATTGATCCCAggtgcttttggagaataaatttGAATGAAATTCAGGATGAATATTTGGGATTAACTTGTGCTTTCATCCTGGCAGCAGTTCAGAAACCTATTGAGAAAGATTATTTCAACAAGACTCTGAATTTCCT aaaaacaactaaaaaccacAAATATGCTTTGGCATTGGTCTTTTCAATGGATGAAATCAACAGGAATCCTGATCTTTTACCAAATATGTCTTTGATCATAAGATACACTTTGGGCCGTTGTGATGGAAAAACTGGAATACCTACACCATATTtattacataaaaaaaaacaaagccctaTCCCAAACTATTTCTGTAATGAAGAGAGTATGTGTTCGTTTCTGCTTACAGGACCCAATTGGGAG ATCCTTCAGCTTACCTATGGACCTTTCCATTCTACCTTCAGTGATGATGAACAATATCCCTATCTCTATCAGATGGCCCCAAAGGACACATCTCTAGCATTGGCAATGGTCTCCTTCATACATTACTTCAACTGGAATTGGATTGGCCTTCTCATCCCAGATGATGATCAAGGAAaccaatttcttttagagttgaaAAAACAGAGTGGAAACAAGGaaatttgctttgcctttgtgaaAATGATCTCTGTTGATGACATTTTATTAGAACAAAAAACTGAAATGTACTACCAACAAATTGTGATGTCATCCTCAAATGTTATCATCATTTATGAGGAAACAATCAATTTCATTGATTTGATCTTCAGAATGTGGGAACCTCCAGTTTTACGGAGAATATGGATCACCACAAAGCAATGGAATTTCCCTACCAGTAAGAGAGACATAACTCATGGCACATTCTATGGATCACTTACTTTCCTACCCCACCATGGTGGGATTTCTGGCTTTAAAAATTTTGTACAGACTTGGTTCCATCTCAGAAGCAAAGATTTATATCTAGTAATGCCAGAGTGGAAATACTTTAAATATGAATCCTTAGCATCTAACTGTAAAATGCTGAAGAGCAATTCATCCAATGCCTCATTTGATTGGCTAATGGAACAGAAATTTGACATGGCCTTTAGTGAGAGTAGTCATAACATATACAATGCTGTGTATGCCATAGCCCATGCACTCCATGAGATGAATTTGCAGCAGGTTGATAATCAGGCAGTAGACAATGGGAAAGGAGCCAGTTCTCACTGCTTGAAG GTAAACTCCTTTCTTAGAAAGATCCACTTCACTAATCCTGTTGGGGACAAATTGATTATGAAAGAAAGAGTAATAATACAGGAAGACTatgacatttttcattttgagaatCTCTCACAACACCTTGGGATTAAGGTGAAGTTAGGAAAGTTCAGCCCATATTTTTCACATGGTCGAAACTTTCACTTATATGTAGACATGCTTGAGGTggccacaggaagtagaaag ATGCCATCCTCTGTGTGCAGTGCGGAATGTAGTCCTGGATTCAGAAGAttgtggaaggagggaatggcagcctgctgttttgtttgcaggccctgccctgaaaatgaaatttctaatgagacaa ATATGGATCAATGTGTGAATTGTCCAGAATACCAATATGCcaacacagaacagaacaaatgtaTTAAAAAAGGTGTCACCTTTCTAAGCTATGAAGACCCCTTGGGGATGGTACTTGCCTTAATggccttctgtttctctgcattcacagctgtggtactttgtgtctttgtgaagcaccatgacacacctattgtgaaggccaataacagaatcctcagctacatattatTGCTATCACTCATGTCCTGTTTtctgtgttcctttttcttcattggccaTCCTAACAGAGCCACCTGTGTCTTACAACAAATcacatttggaattgtattcactgTGGCTGTTTCCACAGTTCTGGCGAAAACAGTCACTGTGGTTCTCGCCTTCAAAGTCACAGACCCAGGGAGAAGATTGAGACACTTCCTTGTATCAGGGACACCCAACTACATTATTCCCATATGTTCCCTATTTCAATGTGTTCTGTGTGCAATCTGGctagcagtttctcctccctttgttgatattgatgaacaCTCTCAGCATGGCCACATCATCATTGTGTGCAACAAGggctcagttactgcattctactgtgtTCTTGGATACTTGGCCTGCCTGGCACTTGGAAGCTTCATTGTGGCTTTCTTGGCCAAGAATCTGCCTgacacattcaatgaagccaagttcttgaccttcagcatgcttgtgttcttcagtgtctgtgtcaccttcctccctgtctaccataGCACCAAGGGCAAGGTCATGGTTGCTGTGGAGATCTTCTccatcttggcatccagtgcagGGATGCTTGGATGTATTTTTGCACCCaagatttatatcattttaatgagACCAGAAAGAAATTCTACCCAAAACATCAAAGAGAGTAATTCTACCCAAAAgatcaaagaaaaatcaaattccTGA
- the Vmn2r39 gene encoding vomeronasal receptor Vmn2r39 precursor — protein MLTLMGVFFFLNIPLFMANFIDPRCFWRINLNEIQDEYLGLTCAFILAAVQKPIEKDYFNKTLNFLKTTKNHKYALALVFSMDEINRNPDLLPNMSLIIRYTLGRCDGKTGIPTPYLLHKKKQSPIPNYFCNEESMCSFLLTGPNWEVSLSFWNFLDSFLSPRILQLTYGPFHSTFSDDEQYPYLYQMAPKDTSLALAMVSFIHYFNWNWIGLLIPDDDQGNQFLLELKKQSGNKEICFAFVKMISVDDILLEQKTEMYYQQIVMSSSNVIIIYEETINFIDLIFRMWEPPVLRRIWITTKQWNFPTSKRDITHGTFYGSLTFLPHHGGISGFKNFVQTWFHLRSKDLYLVMPEWKYFKYESLASNCKMLKSNSSNASFDWLMEQKFDMAFSESSHNIYNAVYAIAHALHEMNLQQVDNQAVDNGKGASSHCLKVNSFLRKIHFTNPVGDKLIMKERVIIQEDYDIFHFENLSQHLGIKVKLGKFSPYFSHGRNFHLYVDMLEVATGSRKMPSSVCSAECSPGFRRLWKEGMAACCFVCRPCPENEISNETNMDQCVNCPEYQYANTEQNKCIKKGVTFLSYEDPLGMVLALMAFCFSAFTAVVLCVFVKHHDTPIVKANNRILSYILLLSLMSCFLCSFFFIGHPNRATCVLQQITFGIVFTVAVSTVLAKTVTVVLAFKVTDPGRRLRHFLVSGTPNYIIPICSLFQCVLCAIWLAVSPPFVDIDEHSQHGHIIIVCNKGSVTAFYCVLGYLACLALGSFIVAFLAKNLPDTFNEAKFLTFSMLVFFSVCVTFLPVYHSTKGKVMVAVEIFSILASSAGMLGCIFAPKIYIILMRPERNSTQNIKESNSTQKIKEKSNS, from the exons ATGTTAACTTTGATGGGAGTCTTCTTCTTCCTTAACATTCCACTTTTCATGGCCAACTTTATTGATCCCAggtgcttttggagaataaatttGAATGAAATTCAGGATGAATATTTGGGATTAACTTGTGCTTTCATCCTGGCAGCAGTTCAGAAACCTATTGAGAAAGATTATTTCAACAAGACTCTGAATTTCCT aaaaacaactaaaaaccacAAATATGCTTTGGCATTGGTCTTTTCAATGGATGAAATCAACAGGAATCCTGATCTTTTACCAAATATGTCTTTGATCATAAGATACACTTTGGGCCGTTGTGATGGAAAAACTGGAATACCTACACCATATTtattacataaaaaaaaacaaagccctaTCCCAAACTATTTCTGTAATGAAGAGAGTATGTGTTCGTTTCTGCTTACAGGACCCAATTGGGAGGTATCTTTAAGTTTCTGGAACTTCCTGGACAGCTTCTTATCTCCACGT ATCCTTCAGCTTACCTATGGACCTTTCCATTCTACCTTCAGTGATGATGAACAATATCCCTATCTCTATCAGATGGCCCCAAAGGACACATCTCTAGCATTGGCAATGGTCTCCTTCATACATTACTTCAACTGGAATTGGATTGGCCTTCTCATCCCAGATGATGATCAAGGAAaccaatttcttttagagttgaaAAAACAGAGTGGAAACAAGGaaatttgctttgcctttgtgaaAATGATCTCTGTTGATGACATTTTATTAGAACAAAAAACTGAAATGTACTACCAACAAATTGTGATGTCATCCTCAAATGTTATCATCATTTATGAGGAAACAATCAATTTCATTGATTTGATCTTCAGAATGTGGGAACCTCCAGTTTTACGGAGAATATGGATCACCACAAAGCAATGGAATTTCCCTACCAGTAAGAGAGACATAACTCATGGCACATTCTATGGATCACTTACTTTCCTACCCCACCATGGTGGGATTTCTGGCTTTAAAAATTTTGTACAGACTTGGTTCCATCTCAGAAGCAAAGATTTATATCTAGTAATGCCAGAGTGGAAATACTTTAAATATGAATCCTTAGCATCTAACTGTAAAATGCTGAAGAGCAATTCATCCAATGCCTCATTTGATTGGCTAATGGAACAGAAATTTGACATGGCCTTTAGTGAGAGTAGTCATAACATATACAATGCTGTGTATGCCATAGCCCATGCACTCCATGAGATGAATTTGCAGCAGGTTGATAATCAGGCAGTAGACAATGGGAAAGGAGCCAGTTCTCACTGCTTGAAG GTAAACTCCTTTCTTAGAAAGATCCACTTCACTAATCCTGTTGGGGACAAATTGATTATGAAAGAAAGAGTAATAATACAGGAAGACTatgacatttttcattttgagaatCTCTCACAACACCTTGGGATTAAGGTGAAGTTAGGAAAGTTCAGCCCATATTTTTCACATGGTCGAAACTTTCACTTATATGTAGACATGCTTGAGGTggccacaggaagtagaaag ATGCCATCCTCTGTGTGCAGTGCGGAATGTAGTCCTGGATTCAGAAGAttgtggaaggagggaatggcagcctgctgttttgtttgcaggccctgccctgaaaatgaaatttctaatgagacaa ATATGGATCAATGTGTGAATTGTCCAGAATACCAATATGCcaacacagaacagaacaaatgtaTTAAAAAAGGTGTCACCTTTCTAAGCTATGAAGACCCCTTGGGGATGGTACTTGCCTTAATggccttctgtttctctgcattcacagctgtggtactttgtgtctttgtgaagcaccatgacacacctattgtgaaggccaataacagaatcctcagctacatattatTGCTATCACTCATGTCCTGTTTtctgtgttcctttttcttcattggccaTCCTAACAGAGCCACCTGTGTCTTACAACAAATcacatttggaattgtattcactgTGGCTGTTTCCACAGTTCTGGCGAAAACAGTCACTGTGGTTCTCGCCTTCAAAGTCACAGACCCAGGGAGAAGATTGAGACACTTCCTTGTATCAGGGACACCCAACTACATTATTCCCATATGTTCCCTATTTCAATGTGTTCTGTGTGCAATCTGGctagcagtttctcctccctttgttgatattgatgaacaCTCTCAGCATGGCCACATCATCATTGTGTGCAACAAGggctcagttactgcattctactgtgtTCTTGGATACTTGGCCTGCCTGGCACTTGGAAGCTTCATTGTGGCTTTCTTGGCCAAGAATCTGCCTgacacattcaatgaagccaagttcttgaccttcagcatgcttgtgttcttcagtgtctgtgtcaccttcctccctgtctaccataGCACCAAGGGCAAGGTCATGGTTGCTGTGGAGATCTTCTccatcttggcatccagtgcagGGATGCTTGGATGTATTTTTGCACCCaagatttatatcattttaatgagACCAGAAAGAAATTCTACCCAAAACATCAAAGAGAGTAATTCTACCCAAAAgatcaaagaaaaatcaaattccTGA